The Pseudomonas asiatica genome has a segment encoding these proteins:
- a CDS encoding ABC transporter ATP-binding protein: MSLRPLIEVRDLSVSYTFAGQPIQALRQLSFSLAQGETLAIVGESGSGKSTLANALLGLLPGNARIEQGQLWVDGVDVARASERTRRQVRGRTIGLVPQDPMVSLNPTLRIGRQIAEALLLARGRRYPTVDADVLELLAQVGLDDPALRARQYPHELSGGMRQRVLIAIALAGEPRLIIADEPTSALDVTVQRRILDHLQQLVAERGISLLIITHDLGMACDRADRLLVMKQGELVEQASPRQILWGARQPYTRDLLNAAPAFVPRRRPGAPRGQAALLRLSNVGKHFALPGQDAHFTALHDLNLEVHAGQTLAIVGESGSGKSTALRIALGLEKPSHGRVEFAGVDVSACSWRQFRPLRRRIQLVQQNPFAALDPRFTVFDSIVEPLVSFGLLKGEALERRARELITRVQLPVHFLDRLPRELSGGQRQRVAIARALALEPEVLLLDEPVSALDVSVQAQILALLDELQRELGMAYVLVSHDLAVVASMADQVLVLQRGQVVEQGPAVQVFGQPASAYTRALIEAIPGHSRSVLPVAV, encoded by the coding sequence ATGAGCCTGCGCCCCCTGATCGAGGTCCGCGACCTGAGTGTCAGCTACACCTTCGCCGGGCAACCCATCCAGGCCTTGCGCCAGCTGTCGTTCAGCCTGGCCCAGGGCGAGACGCTGGCCATCGTCGGCGAGTCCGGCTCGGGCAAGTCGACCCTGGCCAATGCCCTGCTCGGCCTGCTGCCGGGCAATGCCCGCATCGAGCAGGGCCAGCTGTGGGTCGACGGCGTGGATGTGGCACGGGCCAGCGAGCGTACCCGGCGCCAGGTGCGCGGGCGCACCATCGGCCTGGTACCGCAGGACCCGATGGTCAGCCTCAACCCGACCCTGCGCATCGGCCGGCAGATTGCCGAGGCCTTGCTGCTGGCTCGCGGCCGACGCTACCCGACGGTGGATGCCGATGTGCTGGAGCTGCTGGCCCAGGTCGGCCTGGACGACCCGGCGCTGCGCGCCCGCCAATACCCCCATGAACTTTCCGGCGGCATGCGCCAGCGGGTGCTGATCGCCATCGCCCTGGCCGGCGAGCCGCGGCTGATCATCGCCGACGAGCCCACCAGCGCGCTGGACGTGACGGTACAGCGGCGCATCCTCGACCACCTGCAACAGCTGGTGGCCGAGCGCGGCATCTCGCTGCTGATCATCACCCATGACCTGGGCATGGCCTGCGACCGCGCCGACCGCCTGCTGGTCATGAAACAGGGTGAGCTCGTCGAGCAGGCCTCGCCCAGGCAGATTCTCTGGGGCGCACGGCAGCCCTACACCCGCGACCTGCTCAACGCCGCGCCGGCCTTCGTGCCACGGCGCAGGCCTGGCGCGCCGAGGGGCCAGGCAGCGCTGCTGCGCCTGAGCAACGTCGGCAAGCACTTCGCGTTGCCCGGGCAGGATGCCCACTTCACCGCCCTGCATGACCTGAACCTTGAGGTGCATGCCGGGCAGACCCTGGCCATCGTCGGCGAGTCGGGCTCAGGCAAGAGCACCGCACTACGGATCGCCCTCGGGCTGGAAAAGCCCAGCCACGGGCGGGTGGAGTTCGCTGGCGTGGACGTCAGTGCCTGCAGCTGGCGGCAGTTCCGCCCCCTGCGCCGGCGCATCCAGCTGGTGCAGCAGAACCCGTTCGCCGCGCTCGACCCGCGCTTCACCGTGTTCGACAGCATCGTCGAACCGCTGGTGTCGTTCGGCCTGCTCAAGGGCGAGGCCCTGGAGCGCAGGGCCCGTGAACTGATCACGCGGGTACAGCTGCCGGTGCACTTCCTCGATCGCCTGCCCCGGGAGCTGTCGGGCGGCCAGCGCCAACGGGTGGCGATCGCCCGGGCATTGGCCCTGGAGCCCGAGGTGCTGCTGCTCGACGAACCGGTCAGTGCGCTGGACGTGTCGGTGCAGGCGCAGATCCTCGCCCTGCTGGATGAGCTGCAGCGCGAGCTGGGAATGGCCTACGTGCTGGTCTCCCACGACCTGGCGGTGGTGGCGAGCATGGCCGACCAGGTGCTGGTGCTGCAGCGCGGCCAGGTGGTCGAGCAAGGGCCGGCGGTGCAGGTGTTCGGCCAGCCGGCCAGCGCCTATACGCGGGCGCTGATCGAGGCGATACCCGGGCATTCGCGCAGCGTGCTGCCCGTGGCGGTTTGA
- a CDS encoding flavin monoamine oxidase family protein: MGLSRRDLITRLAAIGGYSAALGALGQNALAATFQPLQLAASGGNGKRVVIVGAGISGLVSAYELRKAGFSVTVLEARERVGGRVWTLRQGDRVEHNDGSSQTVEFDQGHFFNAGAARLPSHHLTILGYCRELGVELQVLVNSSRNALAQPDLARPPLLLRQAVNDTRGHFSELLARSVSRNSLDAELDSSQRKALLDFLKVYGDLDSQQQYRGSVRAGYTRFAGAGDQTPIQRQPVPLDQLLDSNLLLPLVFDEIPEFSSTMFQPVGGMDQIPKAFYRQVKDSVRLGAEVLGVDTGDNGAKVVWRDRKSGQQHVEQADYAIVTLPLPLLAKLPNNFDKAFRQAIASAEGDKANKVAWQSPRFWETDFQIYGGLSYINHEARTLWYPSDHLNSAQGVLVATYNTGAVAHQFAAKPLQAQVASSRQAVESLHPGHSHKLARPVVVNWSKIPFSEAPWIVHDEVAQPGYDLLNQPQGRTWLASDALAHGGVGIWQNSAAESARRVVGLIAKHASQTTRGVAA, encoded by the coding sequence ATGGGATTGTCCCGTAGAGACCTGATCACCCGCCTCGCCGCCATTGGCGGCTATTCGGCAGCCCTGGGCGCGCTGGGGCAGAATGCCCTGGCTGCCACCTTCCAACCCCTGCAACTGGCCGCAAGCGGCGGCAACGGCAAGCGCGTGGTGATTGTCGGCGCTGGTATTTCCGGCCTGGTATCCGCCTACGAGCTGCGCAAGGCCGGCTTTTCGGTCACCGTGCTGGAGGCCCGCGAGCGGGTCGGTGGCCGGGTCTGGACCTTGCGCCAGGGCGACCGCGTCGAGCACAACGACGGCAGTTCGCAAACCGTCGAGTTCGACCAGGGCCACTTCTTCAACGCCGGCGCCGCGCGCCTGCCCAGCCATCACCTGACCATCCTCGGCTACTGCCGTGAGCTGGGCGTGGAGCTGCAGGTGCTGGTCAACAGCAGCCGCAACGCCCTGGCCCAACCAGACCTGGCTCGCCCACCGCTGCTGCTGCGCCAGGCAGTCAATGACACCCGCGGGCACTTCAGCGAACTGCTGGCGCGCAGTGTCAGCCGCAACTCCCTCGATGCCGAGCTCGACAGCAGCCAGCGCAAGGCCTTGCTGGACTTCCTCAAGGTCTACGGCGACCTCGACAGCCAGCAGCAGTACCGCGGTTCGGTACGCGCCGGCTACACCCGCTTCGCCGGCGCCGGCGACCAGACCCCGATCCAGCGCCAGCCGGTGCCACTGGACCAGCTGCTGGACAGCAACCTGCTACTGCCGCTGGTGTTCGACGAAATCCCCGAGTTCTCCTCGACCATGTTCCAGCCGGTCGGCGGCATGGACCAGATTCCCAAGGCGTTCTATCGCCAGGTCAAGGACAGCGTGCGCCTGGGCGCCGAGGTGCTGGGGGTGGATACCGGTGACAACGGTGCCAAGGTGGTCTGGCGCGACCGCAAGAGCGGCCAGCAGCACGTCGAACAGGCCGACTACGCCATCGTCACCCTGCCCCTGCCGCTGCTGGCCAAGCTGCCGAACAACTTCGACAAGGCCTTCAGGCAGGCCATCGCCAGCGCCGAAGGCGACAAGGCCAACAAGGTGGCCTGGCAGTCGCCGCGCTTCTGGGAAACCGACTTCCAGATCTATGGTGGGCTCAGCTACATCAACCACGAAGCCCGCACCCTGTGGTACCCCAGCGATCACCTCAACAGCGCCCAGGGTGTGCTGGTCGCCACCTACAACACGGGCGCGGTGGCCCACCAGTTTGCCGCCAAGCCGCTGCAGGCCCAGGTCGCCTCCTCGCGCCAGGCGGTGGAATCGCTGCATCCGGGCCACAGCCACAAGCTGGCCAGGCCGGTGGTGGTGAACTGGTCGAAGATCCCCTTCAGCGAAGCGCCGTGGATCGTCCACGACGAAGTCGCCCAGCCCGGCTACGACCTGCTCAACCAGCCCCAGGGGCGTACCTGGCTGGCCAGCGACGCCCTGGCCCATGGCGGCGTGGGCATCTGGCAGAACAGTGCCGCCGAGTCCGCCCGCCGGGTGGTCGGCCTGATTGCCAAACACGCCAGCCAGACCACCCGCGGCGTTGCCGCCTGA
- a CDS encoding LLM class flavin-dependent oxidoreductase, which translates to MSLEFIGLIGPQESSESQAPRGPLVDLDFIKAFAQAQEYAGFDKALLAVNTSAPDSMILASYVAALTERIGLLVAHRPGFQAPTFAARQFATLDQLSRGRASINVITGGDSGDLQRDGDFLDKDARYARTDEYLQVLRNTWTQTTPFDHHGEHYRVEDNLTLVKPVGKLPVYFSGASDAAVEVAAKHADVYMMWGEPLEQVRERIAQVRKAAARHGRENHIRFSLSLRPILGATEEEAWARAERILADARQRIGIRQGNRREKNFGKSNVGSERLVQLAGQRKVHDTRLWTEIAALGGGAGNSTSLVGTPEQVAEAALAYYELGVSTFLFRGFEQLRDAVEYGQELIPRIRALVAQREAGRSTRSA; encoded by the coding sequence ATGAGCCTAGAATTCATCGGCCTCATCGGCCCCCAGGAAAGCAGCGAATCACAGGCCCCGCGCGGCCCGCTGGTCGACCTTGATTTCATCAAGGCCTTCGCCCAGGCCCAGGAATACGCCGGCTTCGACAAGGCCCTGCTGGCAGTCAACACCAGCGCGCCGGACTCGATGATACTGGCCAGCTACGTAGCCGCGCTGACCGAGCGCATCGGCCTGCTGGTGGCGCACCGCCCCGGGTTCCAGGCGCCAACCTTCGCCGCTCGCCAGTTCGCCACCCTCGACCAGCTCAGCCGCGGCCGCGCCTCGATCAACGTGATCACCGGCGGCGACAGCGGCGACCTGCAGCGCGACGGCGACTTCCTCGACAAGGACGCCCGCTACGCCCGCACCGACGAATACCTGCAGGTACTACGCAATACCTGGACGCAGACCACACCGTTCGACCACCACGGCGAGCATTACCGGGTGGAAGACAACCTGACCCTGGTCAAGCCGGTGGGCAAGCTGCCGGTGTACTTCTCCGGCGCTTCGGACGCGGCGGTGGAGGTCGCGGCGAAACACGCCGATGTGTACATGATGTGGGGGGAGCCACTGGAGCAGGTGCGCGAGCGCATTGCCCAGGTGCGCAAGGCCGCGGCTCGCCACGGGCGGGAGAATCACATCCGCTTCAGCCTGTCGCTGCGGCCGATCCTGGGGGCCACCGAGGAAGAGGCCTGGGCGCGGGCCGAACGCATCCTGGCCGATGCCAGGCAGCGCATCGGCATCCGCCAGGGCAACCGCCGCGAGAAGAATTTCGGCAAGAGCAATGTCGGCTCCGAGCGCCTGGTACAGCTGGCCGGCCAGCGCAAGGTGCACGATACCCGGCTGTGGACCGAAATCGCAGCTTTGGGCGGCGGGGCCGGCAATTCCACCTCACTGGTGGGCACGCCCGAGCAGGTGGCCGAAGCGGCGCTGGCCTACTACGAACTGGGTGTGAGCACCTTCCTGTTCCGTGGCTTCGAGCAGTTGCGCGATGCCGTGGAGTACGGGCAGGAGCTGATTCCGCGGATCCGCGCACTGGTGGCCCAGCGTGAGGCAGGACGCAGTACGCGTTCTGCATAG
- a CDS encoding TonB-dependent receptor plug domain-containing protein, with amino-acid sequence MKPAFKTASFFGVALAAGLHNAPSLAEEPAAQALGTVIVTGNRGSEKRTVTSSPVPIDVISAKQLQETGKPGLMEALSASVPSLTLPEKTGWDASGMARAPNLRGLNAAQVLVLVNGKRRHTSATLNISGINAGAAPADLDLIPISAIDHVEVLRDGAAAQYGSDAIAGVINVILKADASGTAVTTAGQGYDGKKQTVQQSLNKGFEIGRDGIVQLALDARSQNDDNKASANGYSQAEALDRAGKVTYGGYGTPKINLLTLGYNAELPLQDDLTLYSFSTWSYRKAEQGQNFRLPTIVNTITTGPNGRPSGYTPTWYIEEYDYQAAFGARGLAGEWDWDLSSTYGRNEAEQGTWNNQNPSLGEATPNHFESGTWVSSQLTSNLDLRRSFEVGLTKPLDFSWGLEQRRDTYQVQAGDWASWADGGYCKAPGNCAASGAQVTNGISPAEAASASRNSYAGYLDVGFNPLPQWYWGAALRYEHYDRNIGATRSGKLTTRYELTPELAVRATVSNGFRAPSLANNLFSARSTTYGVVDGVYQSINYGVLPVDSAAAKALGAEPLKPEKSTNYSLGLAWQPGERLAFTADAYLINVRDRITLTGTLLGPEVTQALLANGIDSTSGGQYFTNGADTRTKGLDLVGSYDQDLGGAGTVKWTAAFNWNDTEILDYKQSVNILGTPYELMNRQARNLLTEVQPHTKLILGGNWRLDRYRVNLGLTRYGSWREVNAANDRSLDREYKARWITDLDAGYQLTKDLEVAIGARNLFDIYPERQAPSSKTMVKGYGVYSPYGFTGGYYFGRVTYTF; translated from the coding sequence ATGAAGCCAGCTTTTAAAACTGCCTCTTTTTTCGGCGTGGCCCTGGCCGCCGGGCTGCACAACGCACCCAGCCTGGCCGAGGAACCCGCCGCCCAGGCCCTGGGCACGGTGATCGTCACCGGCAACCGTGGCAGCGAGAAACGCACCGTAACCAGCAGCCCGGTGCCCATCGACGTGATCAGCGCCAAGCAGTTGCAGGAAACCGGCAAGCCCGGCCTGATGGAAGCCCTCAGCGCCAGCGTGCCGTCGCTGACCTTGCCGGAAAAGACCGGCTGGGACGCCAGCGGCATGGCCCGCGCCCCTAACCTGCGCGGCCTCAACGCCGCCCAGGTGCTGGTGCTGGTCAACGGCAAGCGCCGCCATACCAGCGCCACGCTCAACATCAGCGGCATCAACGCCGGCGCTGCCCCCGCCGACCTCGACCTGATTCCCATCAGTGCCATCGACCATGTCGAGGTGCTGCGTGATGGTGCGGCCGCCCAATACGGCTCCGACGCCATCGCCGGGGTGATCAACGTGATCCTCAAGGCCGACGCCAGCGGCACTGCCGTGACCACCGCAGGCCAGGGCTACGACGGCAAGAAGCAGACCGTGCAGCAAAGCCTGAACAAGGGCTTCGAGATCGGCCGCGACGGCATCGTCCAGCTGGCACTGGACGCCCGCAGCCAGAACGACGACAACAAGGCCAGCGCCAATGGCTACAGCCAGGCCGAAGCCCTGGACCGCGCCGGCAAGGTTACCTACGGCGGCTATGGCACGCCGAAGATCAATCTTCTGACCCTGGGCTACAACGCCGAACTGCCGCTGCAGGACGACCTGACGCTCTACTCGTTCAGCACCTGGTCGTACCGCAAGGCCGAGCAGGGCCAGAACTTCCGCCTGCCGACCATCGTCAACACCATCACCACCGGGCCCAACGGACGCCCCTCGGGCTACACGCCCACCTGGTACATCGAGGAATATGACTACCAGGCGGCGTTTGGCGCCAGGGGCCTGGCCGGCGAATGGGACTGGGACCTGTCCAGTACCTACGGGCGCAACGAGGCCGAACAGGGCACCTGGAACAACCAGAACCCGTCACTGGGCGAGGCCACGCCCAACCATTTCGAATCCGGCACCTGGGTCAGCTCGCAACTGACCAGCAACCTCGACCTGCGCCGCAGCTTCGAAGTTGGGCTGACCAAGCCGCTGGACTTCTCCTGGGGCCTGGAACAGCGCCGCGATACCTACCAGGTGCAGGCTGGCGACTGGGCCAGCTGGGCCGACGGCGGCTACTGCAAGGCGCCCGGCAATTGCGCCGCCTCCGGCGCCCAGGTCACCAACGGCATCTCCCCCGCCGAGGCCGCCAGTGCCAGCCGCAACAGCTACGCCGGTTACCTGGACGTGGGTTTCAACCCGCTGCCGCAGTGGTACTGGGGCGCTGCCCTGCGCTACGAGCACTATGATCGCAACATCGGGGCCACCCGCAGCGGCAAGCTGACCACCCGCTACGAGCTGACCCCCGAACTGGCCGTGCGGGCGACGGTGAGCAACGGCTTCCGCGCGCCGTCCTTGGCCAACAACCTGTTCAGCGCCCGCTCCACCACCTACGGCGTGGTCGACGGCGTGTACCAGTCGATCAACTATGGCGTGCTGCCGGTGGATTCGGCCGCCGCCAAGGCGCTGGGCGCCGAACCACTGAAACCGGAGAAGTCCACCAACTACAGCCTGGGGCTGGCCTGGCAGCCCGGCGAGCGCCTGGCCTTCACTGCCGATGCCTACCTCATCAACGTGCGCGACCGCATCACCCTCACCGGTACCCTGCTCGGCCCCGAGGTCACCCAGGCCTTGCTCGCCAACGGTATCGACTCGACCTCGGGCGGCCAGTACTTCACCAACGGCGCCGATACCCGCACCAAGGGCCTGGACCTGGTGGGCAGCTACGACCAGGACCTGGGTGGTGCCGGGACGGTGAAGTGGACGGCGGCCTTCAACTGGAACGACACCGAGATCCTCGACTACAAGCAGAGCGTGAACATCCTTGGCACGCCCTACGAACTTATGAATCGCCAGGCGCGCAACCTGCTGACCGAGGTACAACCGCACACCAAGCTGATCCTTGGCGGCAACTGGCGCCTGGACCGCTACCGGGTCAACCTGGGGCTGACCCGCTACGGATCCTGGCGCGAGGTGAATGCCGCCAACGACCGTTCGCTGGACCGCGAGTACAAGGCGCGCTGGATCACCGACCTGGATGCAGGCTACCAGCTGACCAAGGACCTGGAAGTGGCGATCGGGGCGCGCAACCTGTTCGATATCTACCCCGAGCGCCAGGCACCGAGCAGCAAGACCATGGTCAAGGGATACGGGGTGTACTCCCCCTATGGCTTTACCGGCGGGTATTACTTCGGGCGGGTGACCTACACCTTCTGA
- a CDS encoding LLM class flavin-dependent oxidoreductase gives MSKRQIHLGAMIHGVGHGWGEWRHPEALADASVNFGFYKQQAQLAEAAKFDFAFIADSLHIHARSSPHYLNRFEPLTILSALAAVTTHIGLVATVTVSYTEPFQVARQLASLDLISGGRAGWNVVTSWLSGTADNFGKDQHPPHAVRYRIAREHVEVVKGLWDSWEDDAFTRDKQSGEFFDPAKLHTLGHKGEFFKVKGPLNIQRSPQGQPLIFQAGVSEDGRNFAAQNADAIFVNPESFSDARAYYQDLKQRAASHGRDPDQLFILPGIRPIVGRDEAEVERRYQQAVDLVSIEDALVALGRPFNDYDFSQHELDAPFPDLGTLGDNSHKGTADQLKQLARDESLSLRQLALRFSRPRRDFTGTPEQVANALQDWFEDGAADGFIINSLLPDGLQYFTELVVPLLQARGLVRSEYSGSTLRDSFGLSVPTNRNTLRRGQIAAA, from the coding sequence ATGAGCAAAAGACAGATCCATCTTGGCGCAATGATCCACGGTGTCGGCCACGGCTGGGGCGAATGGCGCCACCCCGAGGCGCTGGCCGACGCCAGCGTCAACTTCGGTTTCTACAAGCAGCAGGCGCAATTGGCCGAGGCGGCCAAGTTCGATTTCGCCTTCATCGCCGACAGCCTGCACATCCATGCCCGTTCCAGCCCCCACTACCTCAACCGCTTCGAGCCGCTGACCATTCTCTCGGCACTGGCGGCGGTCACCACCCATATCGGCCTGGTGGCCACGGTCACGGTCAGCTATACCGAACCGTTCCAGGTCGCCCGCCAGCTCGCCTCGCTGGATTTGATCAGCGGCGGCCGCGCCGGCTGGAACGTGGTCACCTCATGGCTGTCGGGCACCGCCGACAACTTCGGCAAGGACCAACACCCGCCCCACGCCGTGCGCTACCGCATCGCCCGTGAGCACGTCGAAGTGGTCAAGGGCCTGTGGGACTCATGGGAAGACGACGCCTTCACCCGCGACAAGCAGAGCGGCGAATTCTTCGACCCGGCCAAGTTGCACACCCTGGGCCACAAGGGCGAGTTCTTCAAGGTCAAGGGCCCGCTGAACATCCAGCGCTCGCCCCAGGGCCAGCCGCTGATCTTCCAGGCCGGCGTGTCGGAGGACGGGCGCAACTTCGCCGCGCAGAACGCCGATGCGATCTTCGTCAACCCCGAGTCGTTCAGCGATGCCCGCGCCTACTACCAGGATTTGAAGCAACGCGCTGCAAGCCATGGCCGCGACCCGGACCAGCTGTTCATCCTGCCGGGCATCCGCCCCATCGTCGGCCGCGACGAAGCAGAGGTGGAGCGCCGCTACCAGCAGGCCGTCGACCTGGTGAGCATCGAGGACGCCCTGGTCGCCCTCGGCCGCCCGTTCAACGACTATGACTTCAGCCAGCACGAGCTGGATGCACCGTTCCCCGACCTGGGCACCCTCGGCGACAACAGCCACAAGGGCACCGCCGACCAGTTGAAGCAACTGGCCCGCGACGAAAGCCTGAGCCTGCGCCAACTGGCCTTGCGCTTCTCGCGCCCAAGACGCGACTTCACCGGCACCCCCGAGCAGGTCGCCAACGCCTTGCAGGACTGGTTCGAAGACGGCGCCGCCGACGGCTTCATCATCAACTCGCTGCTGCCCGATGGCCTGCAGTATTTCACCGAGCTGGTGGTGCCCCTGCTGCAAGCGCGCGGCCTGGTGCGCAGCGAATACAGCGGCAGCACCCTGCGCGACAGCTTTGGCCTGAGCGTTCCGACCAACCGCAACACGCTGCGTCGCGGGCAGATCGCAGCTGCCTGA
- a CDS encoding RidA family protein produces MPRLLLLAGVLMSLTLNAHADGIKRVAPPGSNFPISQLVTVPAGSQLTFISGTLPDVADPKAPKGSVAALGNTETQARSVLNKLRTALRSQGLDLGDIVQLRVFLVGDPANGGALDFAGLQAAYTEFFATAEQPRTPTRTAIQVVALPLPGALVEIDAIAAKAP; encoded by the coding sequence ATGCCTCGTCTTCTTCTGCTTGCCGGAGTACTCATGTCGCTCACCCTCAACGCCCACGCCGACGGCATCAAGCGCGTCGCGCCACCCGGCTCGAACTTCCCCATCTCGCAGCTGGTCACGGTACCGGCCGGCAGCCAGCTGACGTTCATCAGCGGCACCCTGCCGGACGTAGCCGACCCAAAGGCGCCCAAGGGTAGCGTTGCAGCGCTGGGCAACACCGAAACCCAGGCCCGCTCGGTGCTGAACAAGCTGCGCACGGCGCTGCGCAGCCAGGGCCTGGACCTTGGCGACATCGTCCAGTTACGGGTGTTCCTGGTAGGCGACCCAGCCAACGGCGGCGCCCTCGACTTCGCCGGGCTGCAGGCGGCCTACACCGAGTTCTTCGCCACCGCCGAGCAACCCCGTACACCGACCCGCACCGCCATCCAGGTGGTGGCCCTGCCATTGCCGGGCGCGCTGGTGGAAATCGACGCGATCGCGGCCAAGGCGCCGTAA
- a CDS encoding ABC transporter permease, translating to MKRYLIGRIGQALLVLWGAYTITYFILYLLPGDTLAIMLSASGMEADGLSPEDLAKARAYYGLDKGLLEQYFDLLWRALHGDLGQSLSLGRPVTALLAERLPQTLALAGAAIALSLLAGVGLAYLTAYLQWRPLKTALARLPSLGFSVPVFWMGLLLIQVFAFALGWFPATGSQGLASLVLPAITLAIPSAAVYAQVLQRGFQGVWQEPYITTAFAKGLSRAQVQARHGLRNAALPLLTLIGLQVGNTVSGAVLVETIFSRNGVGRLAQEAVLRQDIPVVLAIVAVSATAFVVVNLIVDLLYPYLDPRITHTAKVS from the coding sequence ATGAAACGCTACCTGATCGGCCGCATCGGCCAGGCCCTGTTGGTGCTGTGGGGCGCCTACACCATCACCTACTTCATCCTCTACCTGCTACCGGGCGACACCCTGGCGATCATGCTCAGCGCCTCGGGCATGGAGGCCGATGGCCTGTCACCCGAGGACCTGGCCAAGGCCCGTGCCTACTACGGTCTGGACAAGGGGCTGCTCGAGCAGTACTTCGACCTGCTGTGGCGCGCCCTGCACGGTGACCTCGGGCAGTCGTTGTCACTGGGCCGGCCGGTCACCGCGCTGCTGGCCGAGCGCCTGCCGCAGACCCTGGCCCTCGCCGGCGCGGCCATCGCCCTGTCGCTGCTGGCCGGGGTCGGCCTGGCCTACCTGACCGCCTACCTGCAATGGCGGCCACTGAAGACCGCCCTGGCACGCCTGCCGTCGCTGGGTTTCTCGGTGCCGGTGTTCTGGATGGGCCTGCTGCTGATCCAGGTATTCGCCTTCGCCCTCGGCTGGTTCCCGGCCACCGGCAGCCAGGGCCTGGCCAGCCTGGTGCTGCCGGCGATCACCTTGGCGATCCCCAGCGCCGCGGTGTACGCCCAGGTGCTGCAGCGCGGCTTTCAGGGCGTATGGCAGGAACCCTACATCACCACCGCCTTCGCCAAGGGCCTGAGCCGGGCCCAGGTGCAGGCGCGCCACGGCTTGCGCAACGCAGCCTTGCCGCTGCTGACCCTGATCGGCCTGCAGGTCGGCAATACGGTCTCCGGCGCGGTGCTGGTGGAAACCATCTTCTCGCGCAACGGCGTCGGCCGCCTGGCCCAGGAGGCCGTGCTGCGCCAGGACATCCCGGTGGTGCTGGCGATCGTCGCGGTATCGGCCACCGCCTTCGTGGTGGTGAACCTGATCGTCGACCTGCTCTACCCGTACCTCGACCCACGCATCACCCACACGGCCAAGGTGAGCTGA
- a CDS encoding ABC transporter permease, with product MTIDLSLTPIDTQPTGEVAHPASAWKRRTYLQRARQALIPLLRRPGFSLALLIVLFALFAALAPQLLTSFDPYATSPADKLSAPGVVHWFGTDELGRDLYTRVVYGARLSVLAALLAVAIALLGGLGLGVLAGFAGGRVDAALMRLIDVLLALPGLLLALAIVTAIGFGTVPVAVAVGVGIIPGFARTTRAEVLRIKTLPYVEAARLGGASWARTLLRHVLPNAWGPVAVLATLDFGAAILATAGLSFLGFGAAPPAAEWGTLIANGRHFLITAPWVSLLPGLFVVAVVFSLNHLARSAEEHAR from the coding sequence ATGACCATCGACCTTTCCCTGACCCCGATCGACACCCAGCCCACGGGCGAGGTGGCACATCCTGCCAGCGCCTGGAAGCGGCGCACGTACCTGCAGCGCGCCCGTCAGGCCCTGATCCCGCTACTGCGCCGGCCCGGCTTCAGCCTGGCGCTATTGATCGTGCTGTTCGCCCTGTTCGCGGCACTGGCCCCACAGCTGTTGACCAGCTTCGACCCCTACGCCACCTCGCCCGCCGACAAGCTCAGTGCCCCCGGCGTGGTGCACTGGTTCGGCACCGACGAGCTGGGCCGCGACCTGTATACCCGGGTGGTCTATGGCGCGCGCCTGTCGGTGCTGGCCGCATTGCTGGCGGTGGCCATCGCCCTGCTCGGTGGCCTCGGCCTGGGCGTGCTGGCCGGCTTTGCCGGTGGGCGCGTCGACGCGGCGCTGATGCGCCTGATCGACGTGTTGCTGGCACTGCCCGGCCTGCTGCTGGCATTGGCCATCGTCACCGCGATCGGCTTCGGCACGGTGCCTGTGGCAGTCGCCGTGGGCGTCGGCATCATCCCGGGCTTTGCCCGCACCACCCGCGCCGAAGTGCTGCGCATCAAGACCCTACCCTATGTCGAGGCCGCCCGCCTGGGCGGTGCCAGCTGGGCGCGCACACTGCTGCGCCATGTGCTGCCCAACGCCTGGGGCCCGGTGGCGGTGCTCGCCACCCTGGACTTCGGCGCCGCCATCCTGGCCACCGCCGGGCTGAGTTTCCTCGGCTTCGGCGCGGCGCCGCCGGCGGCGGAATGGGGCACGCTGATCGCCAACGGCCGCCACTTCCTGATCACCGCCCCTTGGGTCTCCCTGCTGCCAGGGCTGTTCGTGGTAGCCGTGGTGTTCAGCCTCAACCACCTGGCGCGCAGCGCCGAGGAGCATGCCCGATGA